Within the Canis aureus isolate CA01 chromosome 18, VMU_Caureus_v.1.0, whole genome shotgun sequence genome, the region CAAGATATATTCCTAGATTGAAAACACTTATTCTAGCCTATGTGCTTGTTCAAACTTAGAAGATAGTGCCAACGTGTGTTCTGAAATAATTGAACAAATTTATGCTTCTCTTAGCTGTATAAGAGTCTCTGTTACTTCATGTGATGGTTAACTATATGATTAAACTTGACTGGGACATTGGATACCCAGATATTTCGTTAAATGGAATTTCTGGGTGAGTATATTCTAGAGAGTTCttagattagcatttgaattggtaaaCAGCAAAGAAGGTTGCCTTCTTCAGAGCTGGTGGAGATCTCTTGGgggcctaaatagaacaaaaaagccTAGTGAGGGAGAATTTGCTCTCTCTTCCTGACAGATTGAGATgacacatgttttttttttttttttctttcccttggatTCAGACTAACCCCAACGATTCTCAGGGCTTTGGACTTGGACTGAAACTATACCACCAGATTTCCTGGGTCACCAGCTTGTAGGAGGCCGATCATAAGACTtaccagcctccataatcacatgaggtaattctttataataaatctctttcaaTATATAAagttacatgtatatatgtatttttttccaatgtGTTTCTGGAAGACTCTAATATACTTTATATGTTTACCAGTACTTGATTGATATTGTtagacttctttatttttacatcCTGGTTAGTATTAGTTCATATCTGATTGTGATCTTAATTTGCTCTTCCCTTATAGTGAGGTTATGAATATCTTATGCATTCATTCAATAtgctttctcatttgtgaaatgccTCTTTAaggtttttgctcatttttcttttttttttttctaaagattttttttatttattcatagagacacacacacacacagagagagagagagagagaggcagaaacacaggcagagacacaagcagagagagaaacaggctccatacaggatgcctgacgtgggactcgatcccgggtctccaggattgcaccccaggctgcaggcggcgctaaaccgctgcgccaccagggctgccctttgctcatttttctattgtgGTATTTGTACTTGACACTGATGTGTGTTTTTATAAATCCTGctaaatttggtttgctaatattttgtttaggatttttttctctttaagattttaaaatctggcagcccgcgtggctcagcggtttagtgccgccttcagcccagggcgtgatcctggaaacatgggatcgagtcccatgtcgggctcctttcatggagcctgcttctccctctgcctgtgtctctaccttgctctctctctctgtgtctcttatgaataaataaataaaatcttaaaaaaaaaaagattttaaagtcatttctatacccaatgtggggttcaaacttatAACCCAggagatcaagagttccatgttctaccaactgaggcagccaggggcCTCTGGgatgtttttttaaatctgtacttATTGGTGAGATGGCTTGTGTCTTTAGTCTTGTTTACATTATCTTTTCACTTTGGTATAATAGAGTGAGTTTAGgggctttatctttttttttaattttcaggaaaTAGTTGATCCTTGAAAGTTGACTGTAAAATCATAtgggcttgattttttttccaataggaAGATTCAAGGTCTTTAAATGTCATTGACTATTCAGGTTTTGCATtcttatatgaattttataagtatatttttctacagtttattaatttcatttaagttttcaaatttattgtatATCATAGTTCTTCATAGCTTCAtatctttttaatcctttctatatctataagtaaaatatatgcCATTTCTCCTAATATTATTTGtaccttctttcattttcttttcttgatcatTCTTAACAGatgtctattttattattctttctaaaaagaaTCAACTTTTTTCCCCTAGCTCACTAATGTGTACTTTTATAACATTTCTTATCCTTTGGGGGCATTTATTCTGTTATTTCTCTTCAAACTATTAAATTTGGTTGCTTGTATCATTAATTCATAGCCTGTTTTCCTTTTTGCCACAAATATTTCAAGATGCTAACTTTCTTCTAATGATGATTTGAATGACTTCTCACAGGTTTTGGTATGCCATGTTTTTAATATCATACagttctaaatatttcatatttgccattataattcatttatttttaaaaaatatttatttattttagagagagagagaaagcttccTCTTTCTTGTTATCTCTGTCgctatctttgtgtgtgtgtgtctcaaataatacgtagaatatttaaaaaaaaaaaaaaaatatacaggctCTCTCCAGGACAAGGAGCAACCAGATGGAGAGGCCCTTCAAGGGCCTGTTAACAGTTCTGATAACACTGATGCTCTGAGCTGGGCTGCCCAGGAGCTTGATACCTGGCTGGACATGCTTAGGGCAGTGACCCAAGGTAATAGCTGGTGGAAGGAGATCTTATCCACACCCTTCTAGATGGATGATCTGGAACATGCTTGGGGGCTCTGTGCTAGGTAGTTGACCTTTGGTGGTCCAGGAGCTCCCAGGCAATGGGCTTTCCACTAAGCACCCCAGAGATTCTATTAGTCCAATAAAGACAGAGAGCAGAGTCAGCGCCACACCTAAGAAGAGgtacatgggcagcctgggtggctcagtggtttagtgtcgccttcagcccagggcatgatcctagaggcTCCAGATAGAGTCcgtgcatcaggttccctgcatggagcctgcttctccctctgcctctctctttctgtgtctctcatgaataaataaaatctaaaaaaaaaaaaaaaaaacggttcaACAATAAGCTTCATGGCTGAAAAGATCCACTCCTTTTTAGAGCAGTAGAGTAGCCTTCTGCTTCTGGAAGTTCTCTGGATCCTCCAGGAGGAAGGGCCTGGAATGGCCTGTTCACTGTAACAGTGGGTCATGTTAGAATCAGGAGAAAAGTCAGCCAACCCCGGATGACTCAGAAGACAAAAATGCAGCTTGCTGCAAAGCACAGAGCAATACCACCTACACTGCTCACAtatcaatttgtttttgtttattcagtttttattttctacctgTTCAAAAGTTGTGTTCTTTACTTCTGTCATTTAGAAATTACCCAAGAAATTTTGCCATACATATTTAACAACTTTCCAAAGAGGAAATTCAATATCTGTATCTCACCTTTTACCATATGTATTTATCAATTAACAAATTCGAAATTTACTCTCCATATCTCTTTTTATCCTccttctgttttttcctcttcctccttttccttattttttgattcttctccattccctctcttcccttcttctttctttggaggtgTCACTTTCTTGATTACCCAACAATGATATGTTTGTCATCATTTGTCATATGATGTCAAATATGTCACACATATTTATAATGTAGCAATGGACCCTGGAGAGAAATCAGTCACATAGTAGGTATTTTCTGTCATTGACTTGATGGTAGATACCAagaatttctggatcattttaagatggaaaaaattATGTCAGTTTTCTTCCATGGTGATTATGCTTACTGGCtgacattcttctcaaactcacaTGAAAGtgttcattttctcaaaaatttgcATTGTATAATATCAAATTGTATAATTTATATTGTATAATTGCATAATTCACATTGTGGAATATCAAATCCTTCAATTTTTGTTAAActttaattagaaaaaacaaTGTATTATTTGAGGATGAGCTTCTTGTCTTATATATACTAGATTTTAGTTATTACTCTCCTATGAATTGCTGATTTACGTCCTTTGCTTACTTTATAGCAGTGGAATGCCCAAGATCGAGTCAAATTGGACAACAGCTTTGGTAGAGGGAGGGGTTCAAGCTTCAGAAGGGATTCTGGACGTTGGATTAGGTCACCTTCAATGTCTCTGCTAACTCTGCTAAGAATCTGTGATTAATAGTGGACTGAAATGCCCAGAAACCTAGAGCTGAAGAAAACCTGGTGTGAGATGGATTTGTGTGCATTCTACTTTAACAGAGCAAAGGAATCACTTCTCAGTTCTGTTTTGTAGAGGAGCTGGTCCTAGAGTTGGAAGGGACATGGAAAGGAATTGTCAGGGCAGGGCTAATGATGATTATGACATATGTGGAGGAGGGCAGAGTGGAGCTTTGAAGAGTGATAGGGCTAGGAGAAGTGGACTTTAGGGAGGACAGCTACTGGGAAATTGGGCTGTTGAGTTTGGCCAGTAGTCTCAACATTCCAGctcaaaagaccatgaggaaagggtGATCTGCCTAAGGGTAAGTGGGGATAGGGCAACTAGCTTTGGGTTGATTTTCCCATACAGTTCCATGTGATGATTGCTATTGGGATTTGGGCATAGAAGACAGACTTAAACATAAAGATAGTCCAAATGATGTGTCAAGGCTAAAACTGATGCGTAATATACAGATAGATATTTAAGAGACTTGCCCTGAATCTTCATTCTGCCAAATGCTAAAGAAACCTCTCAGAGTTAAACAGTGTGTATTTAGGTCGAAGGGAAGGTATGTTGCAGGTGTGTATGTGTTggtattaataatttaaatggcACTTAGTTAGAGGTTAGAACTCATCAAGGAAGTTCATTTTCATAGGGTCCATAAGCTTTATGGAAGTTTTTCTCTGGATAGTAGAATAGggctgggaggatggggaggagataCCTTTGGTATATAGTAGACTGACTGCTTTGATGGATTTTCTGAGAAATAAAGTAAGTaagggagagagtgaggaagaCCTGAGCCGCTGTAATTTCGAGAAATTTAGAGAAGAGCAAGATAGCAGCGAGCCAGTGCAGGGCGTGGCGGGTCCAGTGGGTCTCGGGTCTGGGAAGGTGGGCAAGCAGAGGGCTGGGCCTCGGGAGAACGGCCACCCACTTTCTGccccctcactctttctctagAAAAAGAGCGTGGTTCGGATTGCGGGGCTGACCGCGGCGCCACCCGCGAGGCCACCGCAGAGCCCGAAGCGCCGCCCTTGGCGAGCCGGAACCTCCCAGCCCCGGAGCCTCCCTGCCCCGGAGCGCCGCGCACTCAGCACACTTCAGCACACTTCAGCACAGGACGAGTTCCAAGCGCTCTGGACGCCCGTGGAGGATCGCCGCTCCCCACTTTCGCCTGCCTccggaggtgggtagggggtgggagcCGGGAAGTCCGGGAGTCGTCGGGAGCCCTCGCCGAGACCTCTTGTCCCCCCCAGGTGGGAGCCGCCTGCGACCCCGAGCCAGCGCAGCGCACGCGGGACACCGCGCTGCACGCGCGCCTCGGCGCGGGAGAGGTACTGGGTCCGCGCTCGGGCTCCCTCTTCCCAACCCAGATGACCGCCCCCGGAGGGCGCGGCTCAGGACCGTAGCCCGAAACTCTTGTGGGAGACAATCTCAGGCCCCGCCCAATCCTTTTCTTTTAGGACTCTATCATAAATTGGCACTCGCAGCTCATTTTGGAGGGATCACAGTTTTTGACGATGCGAAACGACCCGAATAACAAGTTTAAATTGGTTTCTTTTGATTTGTCTCTTCATCCTAACTTATGTTAGGGAAGGTGTCAGACAGCCGTAGATTAGTAAGGAGGTGCTAAAGTCTTCTGGATCTgcgccctctcccctccactcctcTATCCAGGCTGTCAAGGTTTTGTCAGGGACATTTACAGGGCCATCCTGGAATAAGGTCTGTGGCAATTCAAAGCCAATTTAGTCCTTGACTTCCACTTATGTAGCCAGTGTGCTGAGTGATCAGTTAGTTGGCAGGGAAACTTGTACAAAGAAGCATTAGAGAATGCCAAGATTTTGCCGAATGCCTTTGGCCCTGCACTATGTCTTATTAGTTATATTACCTTTATTGTCTTCGTGCTCCTTCAGGTATGTATGTTAATCTTCTCCAAACAGGTCGGAACAACCTGAGAAAAGCCAGGGACCTACTAGGCATCAGTGCATAACAAATATTTTGCAATGAATAAATGTAAGAAGCATCAGTAACTTTGAAACTTAGTGCTTGAGCATTCAACACCATTTGGGCTAATAGATTGGTAAcatctaagttaaaaaaaaatgagtgaacaCCCTTGTCTCATGGTTACACATAGAATGGGCTCCATTCTGATCCTAGTTGGAATGCATTGTGGTAGGAGTCttggatagggagagagaggagacctGAGAACTTGCAGAGCCATATCATAAGAACTTTTCTAGTTTGTAAAGGGAGAAGGTTGGAGCACatgcttttaaagatttctttcagCTCTAAAAGTCTGTTATGAAATGAATCCATCACATTGTTATAAATATGTTTTGGATTTCAATGGCTCCAGAAGACTTCATCAGAAGGTTGGTAAACAAGTTGTaactattttttcaaagaaaggtCTGAGAGTTGGCAACTTAGAGGAAAACCAACCAATACGTAGTAGGCAAATTTGGCTTGatcaaaaccaaatatatatgtatttacaaatTTTTAGGCTTAAGCAGATCATTAAGCgattgaataattttcttttttacttaaaaatatattctttttaaaagaaacagatgaacactggaaaggaaaggaaaactaaaataagataaaaacagggaggcaaaccatgagaccCTTaaacatagagaacaaactgaaagtTGCTGGAAGGAAGGTGAAGTAAatgggtgatagacattaaggagggcacttggtgggatgagcactggtgatAAATCCCTGGTTTCTGCCCCTGAAACCATTGcagcactgtatattaactaacttgaatttaaattaaaatgtaaaaacttaaaaaatatattccttgttttttgttttttcctctataGAATATGGGTTTTGCCACAAGAAGATGGTTCTACCTACCACTGGGCTGCATGATGCTGATCAGTCTGATTAATGctgattttgaatttcaaaaggGGGTGCTTGCTAGCATCAGCCCCGGCATCACGAAAGATATTGATTTCCGGTGCTGGAATGCTTGCTCTTTGACACTGATAGATCTCAAGGAACTCAAGATACAGCACAGTGTGGATGCTTTCTGGAATTTCATGTTGTTCTTGCAAAAATCCCAGCGGCCTAGACATTATAATGTCTTCTTAAGCATAGCTCAGGATTTCTGGGACATGTATGTAGACTGCTTGCTTTCACGATCTCAtggaatgggcagaagacaggtgATGCCTCCCAAGTATAATTTTCCACAGAAGATAACAGAAGGTAATTTAAATGTGTAAAGAGAACAGCAgtttagttttcttaaaaattcaatatttaatCCTTATTTGCCAACAAGTGAGCAAAtttgccatatttttttcttatataattgattttcattattatttaccAACTGGAGGGGCTCTGATATAGAgatctaaatgatttttttttttaagattttatttattcatgagagacacagagagagagagacagggacagagacacaggcagagggagaagcaggctccatgcagggagcctgacctggtaCTCCCTCCTGGGTCTGTCTCTAGGaccaggccctaggctgaaggtggcgctaaacagctgagccacccgggctgcccaagatctaAATGATCTTGAGATGTTATTACATATACATTTGGTAGATCATTAAAATTGTTACCGTATTTTCCCCATGAATAGTTCATAAGAAAGCTATTTAACACTATAATTATTCCTAttacatttattgaagaaattttaAACATAGGACATATAGttaggctttaaaaaatttttttcagtagggttatttaaaaggaagaaatattaagAGTCACATTAGAGTAAGTATTAACAATTTCTCCTCTCTAATATTATAGGACTGGATTTTACAAAACATGAATATTACGtataagagagagaacatgggaaAATACCTCAAGCAAGGTGACATCAACCTGAAAGTTTCATTCTATCAGTATTTCTGAGGTCAAATATTTTCTGTAGTATTTATCAAAATTGTTATTTCTAATTCTTCAATATTTATGAAAGCTGTATTTTTTTGATGTGTAAAAGCTTTATGGCTATTGAATTAGCATTCCCATCTTTTCAGATAATTtgtcaataattttttatttggaagGCATCTTTGTAAaccatctttaaaaaagcatttaaaatgcaaatgcaatatatttttaaatacagtagTCAATGGAGTAATGCTGTAACTAATTTTATAAGGTATCTTATACATAATGTTGACTTTAAAACAGTGCCAAAATTAATGCCAGTATTGTCctaaaaagtaatatttaatcTTGATGTAGTGTACTGAGTGGCTTCTGAAATGTACATTTCATCACTGAGCCATCCTATGTATTAAAGTGTTTTTCTATACGTTAAGgactaattttttttatgttgtcacctttattgtcttcatattttaaaaagaataacaaaggtAATAAACTTTGTTTTACTAAAGTGCAGTCTGGTAGaatttttgtctttagttttttaaattattatttcctaTTTACATCTCACATCTTATTCCAAAGAGGATatgaagctttaaaaatatatgccaagCAATAGGATAGCATGaagtagatgaggaaactaatatgatagaaaatgaagacaggaaactaataatatacaGTTGTAGTTTAGATTAATACTTTCAAATGCATGTTGTAAAAACTTGTACCTTTGACAAAATAGTAGCTGTAAATTGGTCTAAATGTCCTACTTCTCAAGGTGAAGAAGGACTCATGAGCAGTTTCAAGATTCACATTGTTGATAAGAAAAACCAAACAATATGTTTAGGAGAAGCCCAGCAATTGCTAGGactaagaaacaataaaaatcctgggttttcggggatccctgggtggctcagcggtttggcgcctgcctttggcccggggctcgatcctggagtcccgggattgagttccgcatcaggctcccggcgtggagcctgcttctccctctgcctgtgtctcttcttctctctctctctctctatcataaataaataaataaatctttaaaaaaaaatcatgggtttTCATAATGGCAACCATGGAATACAGCACTGTGTTTTCAAGTATCCTGGCAATGTCAGATTCCCTTCAATGAAAGCTGATGCCCGCACGCCCAAActcaattaaatataaataattttaaaagccccAAAATAACACTGAACAAGTGTGCCACTGGTAGTTAGACTTGATTcaagaataaactttttttttaaagattttatttatttattcataagaaacacaaaggcagagacacaaggcagagggagaagcaggccccctgcagagagcccaatgcgggactcgatcccaggaccccaggatcatgccccgagccaaaggcagatgctcaaccactgagccaccctggcgtcccaagAATAAACTTTTAAGGGTGGAGGGGGTGTGACATCCTTTGAGTTATGGACCACTTTGAAATTCTGATGAAGTTATAGACACTTTAGTAGGAGTTACGTGTACACAGTGTAAATCATTTGTGTATGATTTGGGGGTTTGGGGTCGTGAACCCCAGGTTAAGaatatgtttttagttttatatttttttgaatttttaaagaatttccaaTACTGAAGAATGAATGGATTGCATAGCTTTCAAGTATTATTTTACAAGTATTTCATATACTTGAGTTTACATAATAATTGGTTGCAGATAAATATGAATTTGTAAGTCTAATGAATTCccacattgaaaatattttatcttgacAATTAAGGACAGATCCCTAACCTCATCAAATCAATTGGCTGAGAATAGGTCCTGTGTTCTCTTATTCAAATGACTAGAAAGATACACAAGAAGTTGCCTAATTCATTTCCTACAGATGGAGGCAAAGGATTGATTTTCCTTAGAGAATCTCTTTTACAACCTGTGGGCAGATGATCAAAGCTCAAAAGTTCAATGGCATAAGGCAAAACCAGATAATTTttgcctacatttttttttttttttttttgcctaaaaacaaaaccagttgtCATCACCATAGTGGTTACAACTTCTATTGCAGCAATGATGAACTTTTTAGCGTTAATAAACTTGTTAGCCTTCCAAAATGGGTTAATTGCAAAATGGATTTCTAGACCTCTTAGTTGAATTTACAGGCTACACTGgattattaaaaatagtaaaaataaggacattttgtTGTTCTAAAGCCAGAACAGTTGATTTAAGCCTTTTTGCTGGTACTTAGATATCATATTCTGTTTAAAATCCCCtccccaggatccctgggtggctcagcggtttagctcctgcctttggcccagggcatgatcctggagtcccaggattgagtcccacgtcaggccccctgcatggagccagcttctccctctgtcttgtgtctctgcctctgtgtgtgtgtgtgtatctctcatgaataaataaataaaatcttaaaaaataaataaataaaatcccctccccacctcacaaTTTTTGGCacaaatcatgccatttgcatatggaaaatttattcttttttcattattcattc harbors:
- the FAM237B gene encoding protein FAM237B isoform X1, coding for MGFATRRWFYLPLGCMMLISLINADFEFQKGVLASISPGITKDIDFRCWNACSLTLIDLKELKIQHSVDAFWNFMLFLQKSQRPRHYNVFLSIAQDFWDMYVDCLLSRSHGMGRRQVMPPKYNFPQKITEGNLNV
- the FAM237B gene encoding protein FAM237B isoform X2, which gives rise to MGFATRRWFYLPLGCMMLISLINADFEFQKGVLASISPGITKDIDFRCWNACSLTLIDLKELKIQHSVDAFWNFMLFLQKSQRPRHYNVFLSIAQDFWDMYVDCLLSRSHGMGRRQVMPPKYNFPQKITEGLDFTKHEYYV